A section of the Stenotrophomonas sp. 364 genome encodes:
- a CDS encoding O-antigen ligase family protein, translating to MSPLRPARANLALAWAFTIALGLSPVLLMSTLDGGSAGYYLLVLLSIIVLVVVRPAAPGQVWCDNRREYVWMGVGVAVMLIGVLTSLLVHGLWKGSEVEKAARFLTVLLILAAALRIPRPILAHGLFGLLLGIWYAVINVGWLVLSTGGRPATRQFNTVTYGNLTLLFSMLALLLLGYRITRFKRTEFALKLITGVAGLGAFLATQTRGGLLAVPVLVFIALLVQGRRLNRYKAWAGALLLGAVGLIVLSDSTLRERIHLGVNEFEECQVTHLADTSVCIRLQLWSAAGHMIQSEPVFGIGGGDRFREELRSLAEARQVSPTVARDYGETHNDLLYFLATYGVLGGLGLVLLYAAPGWVLLRRLWREDDAGRLFAGAGVMICASYLMFGLTEMMFRDMRSASFYATWVAVFLALSDPARRRQAD from the coding sequence ATGTCTCCACTCCGTCCTGCCCGCGCCAACCTCGCCTTGGCATGGGCCTTCACGATCGCGCTCGGGTTGTCCCCGGTGCTGCTGATGTCGACCCTGGACGGTGGCAGCGCGGGCTATTACCTGCTGGTCCTGCTGAGCATCATCGTGCTGGTGGTGGTGCGTCCGGCCGCGCCCGGGCAGGTCTGGTGCGACAACCGCCGCGAGTATGTGTGGATGGGCGTGGGCGTGGCGGTGATGCTGATCGGCGTGCTGACCAGCCTGCTGGTGCACGGCCTGTGGAAAGGATCGGAGGTGGAAAAGGCCGCGCGCTTCCTGACCGTGCTGCTGATCCTGGCCGCCGCGCTGCGGATTCCGCGCCCGATTCTGGCCCATGGCCTGTTCGGCCTGTTGCTGGGCATCTGGTATGCGGTGATCAACGTCGGCTGGCTGGTGTTGAGCACCGGCGGACGCCCGGCCACCCGCCAGTTCAACACGGTGACCTACGGCAACCTGACGCTGCTGTTTTCGATGCTGGCGCTGTTGCTGCTGGGCTACCGCATCACCCGTTTCAAGCGCACCGAGTTCGCGCTGAAACTGATCACCGGCGTGGCCGGGCTGGGCGCATTCCTCGCCACCCAGACCCGCGGCGGCCTGCTTGCCGTGCCGGTGCTGGTGTTCATCGCCCTGCTGGTGCAGGGGCGCCGGCTCAACCGCTACAAGGCCTGGGCCGGTGCGTTGCTGCTCGGCGCGGTGGGCCTGATCGTGCTCAGCGACAGCACCCTGCGCGAGCGCATCCACCTGGGCGTGAATGAATTCGAAGAGTGCCAGGTGACCCACCTGGCCGATACGTCGGTGTGCATCCGCCTGCAGCTGTGGAGCGCGGCCGGGCACATGATCCAGAGCGAGCCGGTGTTCGGCATTGGCGGGGGCGACCGCTTCCGCGAAGAGCTGCGCAGCCTGGCCGAGGCGCGCCAGGTTTCGCCCACTGTCGCGCGCGACTATGGCGAAACCCACAACGACCTGCTGTATTTCCTGGCCACCTACGGCGTGCTGGGCGGGCTGGGACTGGTGCTGCTCTACGCCGCGCCGGGCTGGGTGCTGCTGCGCCGGCTGTGGCGGGAGGACGACGCCGGGCGCCTGTTCGCCGGTGCCGGGGTGATGATCTGCGCCAGCTACCTGATGTTCGGCCTCACCGAGATGATGTTCCGCGACATGCGCT